The Ranitomeya imitator isolate aRanImi1 chromosome 8, aRanImi1.pri, whole genome shotgun sequence genome window below encodes:
- the LOC138647434 gene encoding uncharacterized protein: MEKLLQELLSRAGGEDGEDWLRSCLAMKPPLAASEAVAPPPVPEPVVPAAGQEMGAPAAVSPPARTRRQKAASSPAPSPAASRPGLSEASGKSRRRCASKSRSPPRDFGDHQLGEPSTSSGAAGRARKGTGRKSVAVPLSAGARSAPAAAARGSRSALPPLSSDEEEDRDPRLARQLRSPHSAGWSAGCEGGRRPDDRPARVIWIVGHSFVFWAQKRAGLRSYSENLSFHSSKVQVFWHGIRGLKWPSLVSEVKSCLEKFPYPDLIVVHLAGNDLGRINTLNLLAIMRSDLTYLRQTFPLSGVVFSEIIPRRAWHCNQLSFLDKIRKRVNFSMKKFLPLISGFSFRHTDLEGFLPGMFRNDLVHLSDIGLDIFNLNMGNIIEKWLCGLGGSSAL, from the exons ATGGAGAAGCTCCTGCAGGAACTCCTATCAAGAGCTGgcggggaggacggggaggattgGCTGAGGAGCTGCTTGGCTATGAAACCTCCATTAGCAGCCTCCGAAGCCGTCGCTCCTCCTCCTGTTCCGGAACCTGTGGTGCCAGCTGCGGGGCAAGAAATGGGAGCTCCGGCTGCTGTGAGCCCTCCGGCGAGGACCAGAAGACAGAAGGCGGCTTCCTCCCCTGCTCCGTCTCCTGCGGCGTCCAGGCCCGGTCTGTCAGAAGCAAGCGGGAAGTCACGCCGCCGCTGCGCGTCGAAGTCTCGCAGCCCTCCGCGAGATTTTGGCGACCATCAGCTGGGTGAGCCGTCCACGTCATCGGGAGCGGCCGGAAGAGCCAGAAAGGGCACCGGCCGTAAAAGCGTTGCGGTGCCCCTCTCCGCTGGCGCCCGGTCGGCTCCTGCAGCTGCTGCACGGGGCTCGAGGTCTGCTCTGCCCCCcctgtcatctgatgaagaggaggatCGTGACCCAAGACTTGCCAGGCAGCTGCGCTCGCCCCATTCTGCGGGCTGGAGCGCAGGCTGTGAAGGAGGAAGAAGACCGGACGACCGACCTGCGAGGG TTATTTGGATCGTTGGGCATTCATTTGTCTTCTGGGCTCAGAAGAGGGCCGGCCTTCGATCATATTCTGAAAATTTGTCGTTCCATTCTTCTAAAGTTCAAGTCTTTTGGCACGGCATTCGCGGCCTGAAATGGCCTTCTTTGGTGTCCGAGGTAAAGAGTTGTTTGGAGAAGTTCCCTTATCCGGATTTAATTGTAGTGCATCTCGCTGGGAATGACTTAGGAAGAATCAACACTTTGAATTTACTGGCCATTATGCGGTCAGATCTTACTTATTTAAGACAGACTTTTCCATTGTCTGGTGTCGTTTTTTCAGAAATCATTCCCAGGCGTGCTTGGCACTGTAATCAactttcatttttggataagatccGGAAGAGGGTTAATTTCTCCATGAAGAAGTTTTTACCTCTTATTTCTGGGTTTTCTTTTAGACATACAGACTTAGAAGGCTTTTTACCAGGGATGTTCAGAAATGATTTGGTTCATTTGTCCGATATCGGACTTGATATATTTAATCTTAACATGGGCAATATAAtcgaaaaatggctgtgtggtttggggGGGTCCTCGGCTCTTTGA